The following are encoded in a window of Candidatus Zixiibacteriota bacterium genomic DNA:
- a CDS encoding VCBS repeat-containing protein, producing MQHTKILSIISAPIPEVLLVLTILFLGAQSGYADGALFDPAINYPVGSNPISVLAADLNGDSIPDLAVANHHSDNVSILLNSDSTFQAAINYAAGNGPFSVFAGDLDGDGCKDLAVANAVSDDVSILLNNCEGIFTQNGAYAIGDHAYSVFVADLDGDGHLDLAVANAAAGTLSILINNGDGTFQDTINYPVVGGPYSVIAADLNGSGHLDLATANPGTDNVSILFNNGDGTFQDTINYPVGDAPFDVFAADLDGNGHLDLATANQQSDNASVLLNHGDGTFSDAVHYPAGDGPQGVTAADFDGDGDSDLAVANPLSDDVTILLNNGDGTFALDSAYTVGSHPWGIFASDLDLDGDSDLAVACYYDNSVSILENLTGPYTRPDTLFVGNSAIEPSCMEAELPIYLANQEPVSAGHIVLDYSEAGWPFHPSDVSFAGTRVESWNPTLGVIDSTTMTIDIGFFNLSGTPLDPADEITRDIPIAKIMFNDECAFAGEMWLQPPDTTTLCAEFDCFSTSLVDTLGVLYAPDVTFDSTKISGYVPGDADGSCTVDIDDVVYVINYIFMGGPAPVCESKAGDANGSCGIDIDDVVYLIAYIFAGGPEPVPYCYIPLPFEKTIVGNASLSIAGNANEESSTISLTADRDVQAIQLEFAVGHDVVNVRVESLVDGIETFYGYSGGVLRIGLLDLYGTHMIPAGSNDIVQITGANGKLELTNSIIVAKGGGHLNSSVSEQASSGILPLNFALNQNHPNPFNPTTEISFSLPSDSYVKLEIHNIMGQRVTTLVDDYKQAGYHTVTWSGRDDGGASVASGVYFYRIEAGEYSDCKKMLLMK from the coding sequence ATGCAACACACTAAGATCCTTTCTATTATCTCTGCTCCGATTCCAGAGGTGTTGCTGGTACTCACGATTCTGTTTCTCGGTGCGCAGAGCGGCTATGCCGATGGCGCACTCTTCGACCCGGCAATCAACTATCCCGTCGGTAGCAACCCCATTTCAGTTCTTGCCGCCGACCTTAATGGCGATAGCATTCCTGACCTTGCTGTGGCCAATCACCACTCAGATAATGTATCTATCCTGCTCAACAGCGATAGTACGTTTCAGGCAGCCATCAACTATGCAGCCGGTAATGGACCCTTTTCAGTCTTCGCTGGCGACCTTGATGGTGACGGCTGTAAGGACCTGGCCGTTGCCAATGCCGTTTCAGACGACGTGTCTATCCTGTTGAACAACTGCGAAGGCATATTTACTCAGAATGGTGCATACGCAATTGGTGATCACGCCTATTCGGTTTTCGTTGCTGACCTTGATGGTGACGGCCATCTTGACCTGGCCGTGGCAAACGCAGCGGCGGGCACCTTGTCCATCCTAATCAACAACGGTGACGGCACATTTCAAGATACTATCAACTATCCAGTTGTTGGTGGCCCCTATTCGGTCATTGCTGCCGACCTTAATGGTAGCGGCCATCTTGACTTAGCGACGGCCAATCCCGGGACGGACAACGTGTCCATTCTCTTCAACAACGGTGATGGTACCTTTCAGGATACCATTAACTACCCAGTCGGTGATGCCCCCTTTGATGTCTTTGCTGCCGACCTTGATGGTAACGGCCATCTTGATCTGGCGACGGCCAATCAACAGTCGGACAACGCATCGGTACTGTTGAATCATGGTGACGGTACTTTTTCGGATGCCGTCCACTACCCAGCGGGTGATGGGCCGCAGGGAGTTACTGCCGCCGATTTTGACGGCGACGGAGATTCTGATCTGGCGGTGGCGAATCCTTTGTCGGATGATGTGACTATCCTATTGAACAACGGTGATGGTACATTTGCTCTGGATTCCGCGTACACGGTCGGTAGCCATCCCTGGGGTATCTTTGCTTCTGACCTCGATCTGGACGGTGATTCCGACTTGGCGGTGGCCTGCTATTACGACAACAGTGTCTCGATTCTTGAAAACCTGACCGGGCCGTATACCCGACCCGACACCCTCTTCGTCGGTAATTCGGCTATCGAGCCGAGTTGTATGGAAGCTGAATTGCCAATCTATCTGGCCAACCAGGAACCGGTTAGCGCGGGACATATTGTCCTCGACTATAGTGAAGCTGGATGGCCGTTCCATCCGTCAGATGTTAGTTTTGCTGGTACTCGTGTGGAGTCGTGGAACCCCACGCTGGGTGTAATCGATTCGACAACAATGACTATCGACATTGGATTTTTCAACTTGAGCGGAACCCCTCTCGATCCTGCCGACGAGATTACGAGAGATATTCCGATCGCTAAGATCATGTTCAATGATGAGTGCGCATTCGCAGGTGAGATGTGGCTGCAGCCACCGGATACAACGACTCTGTGTGCTGAATTCGATTGCTTCAGCACTTCGCTCGTTGATACGCTCGGTGTACTATATGCGCCTGATGTCACATTCGATTCAACTAAGATCTCCGGCTATGTGCCCGGTGACGCCGACGGTTCATGTACTGTTGACATTGATGATGTTGTCTATGTAATCAACTACATCTTTATGGGCGGACCAGCGCCTGTTTGTGAAAGCAAAGCAGGTGACGCGAACGGAAGCTGCGGCATCGACATCGATGATGTTGTCTATCTCATTGCATACATCTTTGCAGGAGGGCCGGAGCCGGTACCGTACTGTTATATCCCACTGCCATTCGAAAAGACCATCGTCGGTAACGCAAGCCTCTCCATCGCAGGCAATGCGAACGAAGAGAGTTCCACAATCTCTCTCACCGCCGACCGCGATGTGCAGGCTATTCAGCTTGAGTTTGCTGTCGGTCATGACGTTGTGAATGTTCGTGTCGAGAGTCTTGTCGATGGTATCGAGACGTTCTACGGATATTCTGGTGGTGTGCTTCGTATCGGGCTGCTCGATCTGTACGGCACCCACATGATTCCGGCTGGAAGCAATGACATAGTCCAAATCACCGGTGCAAATGGCAAGCTGGAATTGACAAATTCGATCATCGTCGCAAAGGGGGGCGGGCATCTGAATTCATCTGTGAGCGAGCAGGCATCAAGTGGAATCCTGCCGCTTAATTTCGCGCTGAATCAGAACCACCCCAACCCATTCAATCCAACAACCGAGATCAGCTTCAGTCTGCCATCCGACTCATACGTCAAACTCGAGATTCACAACATCATGGGTCAACGCGTAACAACCCTCGTAGATGATTACAAACAGGCTGGTTATCACACAGTGACATGGAGTGGTCGCGATGATGGCGGAGCATCTGTTGCTTCGGGAGTATACTTCTATCGAATCGAAGCTGGAGAATACTCTGATTGCAAGAAGATGCTGCTGATGAAATAA
- a CDS encoding HAMP domain-containing histidine kinase, translating into MAVAIVAVSPMMSSAAVEPYDLNLIQVYVTRNHGNFLVADFDGDSQPEFLELSSDRQTFCIREFSSTEFLANRWLHHGEEDPNVFMKHLLAADVDGERGDELISLMQDISGDSAWIRVTSYSDEQHHVICKTKAIIGSDIRSRKSWRGPGWDGELDACYVVDLENDGDKELVAVCAVGFDCYPRGLFVYDFPSGDLIWSFPTASNIGQVEFADADGDGESEVYLGTYVTANGCFAREVTDNSEFLYAVDYNGDSLWAEDLGGSMDFHASRFAIADGDGNGTIELYMTHLLDKASGFDEHVRKLSILDLRTSRQLAQHSFDPPDAFGDLVVADLDLDGTMEVLTNNGPTVLDGTTLNQICQGESIRWRILGVVDIDGDTTNGLETVLRREDSLVILDRNMKPLVRYTTDGNDRIELAIHFANENGEHFLGVVTGRQVEECFGEDLRVFKIEKYVAPETLLGYDKWRMPDWFSVSIALIIGAIAGVFLIKVNGRLRTRFRRSEGIGEYDSLLDSLATFEHGQSAGRNLERIEFLLNNLPPDDARLKPIVPRVMSALETYSSFTSGQLRDVVERSARCEEFAVKAADIHNLDLELTAILSEFDIADPISGFRLRKEEMIDLTVKLKQSVRDIRIGVMSKLSVDLVETVNNVIGSLSAQLKNSGISITKLGVTGDISRAVFFSRPHLVSIIEEIFSNASASMRDSSVRNIGIAISIVADTVALSISDTGGGILAENAEVLFDREYSTKQDKGGYGLFYVRQQIERFGGKITIRNNNDRPGATVTITMKLVPNE; encoded by the coding sequence ATGGCGGTTGCCATCGTTGCTGTTTCGCCAATGATGTCATCGGCCGCGGTAGAGCCATATGACCTCAATCTCATACAAGTCTACGTCACACGCAATCATGGAAACTTTCTGGTAGCGGACTTTGATGGAGATTCACAACCTGAATTTCTGGAATTGAGCAGTGATAGGCAGACATTTTGTATCAGAGAGTTCAGCTCCACAGAGTTTCTCGCCAATCGTTGGCTTCATCACGGTGAGGAGGACCCCAACGTGTTCATGAAACATCTCCTTGCGGCTGATGTGGACGGTGAAAGGGGGGATGAGCTAATCAGCCTGATGCAGGACATAAGCGGGGACAGCGCTTGGATCAGAGTAACCTCTTATTCAGACGAACAGCATCACGTAATCTGCAAGACAAAGGCGATCATAGGGAGCGACATTCGGTCCCGAAAATCATGGCGTGGCCCGGGCTGGGATGGTGAGTTAGATGCCTGCTATGTGGTTGATCTCGAAAATGACGGTGACAAAGAACTTGTCGCTGTCTGCGCGGTAGGCTTCGACTGCTATCCGAGAGGCCTTTTCGTTTATGATTTTCCTTCAGGAGATTTGATCTGGTCCTTCCCGACCGCTTCTAATATCGGACAAGTGGAATTCGCGGATGCCGACGGCGATGGAGAGTCCGAGGTTTATCTTGGGACTTATGTTACCGCGAATGGATGCTTTGCCCGCGAAGTAACGGACAATTCAGAATTCCTATACGCGGTTGATTATAATGGTGATTCTCTGTGGGCAGAGGATCTCGGCGGAAGCATGGATTTTCATGCCAGTAGATTTGCAATTGCTGACGGGGATGGAAACGGCACAATTGAGCTATATATGACTCACTTGCTTGATAAGGCATCAGGGTTTGACGAACATGTCAGGAAACTCAGCATATTGGATTTGAGGACCAGCCGGCAGTTGGCTCAGCATAGCTTCGATCCTCCAGATGCTTTCGGAGATCTCGTCGTTGCCGATCTTGATTTGGACGGCACGATGGAAGTCTTAACGAACAACGGCCCGACCGTGCTCGATGGAACAACTCTGAATCAGATCTGTCAAGGAGAATCCATCAGATGGAGAATCCTCGGCGTCGTGGATATCGATGGTGACACGACAAACGGATTGGAAACCGTTCTAAGGCGCGAAGATTCATTGGTAATCCTTGACAGGAATATGAAGCCGCTTGTCCGTTACACGACCGATGGTAATGACAGAATCGAGCTCGCAATCCATTTTGCAAATGAGAATGGCGAGCATTTCTTGGGAGTAGTTACGGGTCGGCAAGTGGAAGAATGTTTCGGAGAGGATCTTCGGGTTTTCAAGATCGAGAAGTATGTGGCTCCGGAGACTCTCCTCGGTTATGATAAGTGGCGCATGCCGGACTGGTTTAGTGTCTCCATTGCGCTTATCATAGGCGCAATCGCCGGTGTCTTTCTAATCAAAGTAAACGGTCGACTCAGAACTCGTTTTAGGCGATCTGAGGGAATCGGCGAGTATGATTCATTGCTCGATTCACTGGCGACGTTTGAGCATGGCCAGTCGGCAGGACGGAATCTTGAGCGCATCGAATTCCTTCTCAACAATCTTCCGCCAGATGATGCCAGACTGAAGCCGATCGTGCCGCGTGTAATGTCTGCGCTTGAGACTTACAGTTCATTCACGAGTGGGCAATTGCGTGATGTGGTTGAAAGATCAGCGAGATGTGAAGAGTTTGCCGTCAAGGCGGCAGATATTCACAACCTGGATCTGGAGCTGACCGCAATACTGTCAGAATTCGACATAGCCGATCCTATCTCCGGATTCAGATTGAGAAAAGAGGAGATGATCGATTTGACCGTCAAACTGAAACAGTCGGTTCGCGATATCAGAATCGGAGTGATGTCGAAGTTGTCGGTCGATCTTGTGGAAACGGTGAACAACGTGATTGGTTCGCTGTCGGCTCAACTCAAGAATAGCGGCATCAGCATCACAAAACTCGGCGTGACGGGGGATATAAGCCGTGCGGTCTTTTTTTCTCGGCCTCATCTGGTCTCGATAATCGAGGAGATATTCTCGAATGCTTCCGCAAGCATGCGGGATTCATCGGTCAGGAACATCGGTATCGCAATCTCGATCGTCGCTGATACGGTTGCGTTGTCGATTTCGGACACGGGCGGCGGGATTCTGGCTGAGAATGCGGAGGTGCTTTTTGACAGGGAGTACTCTACGAAGCAGGATAAAGGTGGCTATGGCTTGTTCTATGTCAGACAACAAATCGAGCGATTCGGTGGAAAAATCACCATTCGCAACAACAATGACCGTCCCGGGGCAACTGTGACAATAACGATGAAGCTGGTTCCTAATGAATGA
- a CDS encoding sigma-54 dependent transcriptional regulator: MNDRNLRVLIIDDDADFREDLKLLLPAAFESLMASSLAAATKLLNDREIDLVFLDIDLGGDINGLEYLKKIKADQPYLPVIMVTADRSVDSIVQAMRLGASDYVGKSPDLDKLELSITRALSESSLLRRLDLLESDLGHRVGDLIGESEAIKTILKEMKKLGAVPSNVLITGKSGTGKELVARGIHKLSDRQKQPFVAVNCAALSRELIESELFGHEKGAFTGAVGRRSGKFELVGSGTLFLDEITEIPVELQAKLLRAIQEREFSRVGGNSIIKFAGRLLVSSNRNIPQAISDGHFREDLYYRINVSSVYIPPLADRKSDIPVLAKHFVSKFSREMKKPICSISERAVEHLSSYDWPGNVRELANVIENAVVHCDDSELDLHHFGPFISHCESLPERYEEAKQLALSRFQRDFISAALSRHGGNVTKTADEISVSRQGLIKMMETCGLSTK; this comes from the coding sequence ATGAATGATCGCAACTTGAGAGTCCTCATTATTGATGATGACGCAGACTTTCGCGAAGATCTTAAATTGCTTCTGCCGGCCGCTTTCGAATCATTGATGGCTTCGTCCCTGGCAGCCGCCACAAAGCTGCTCAATGATCGCGAGATAGACTTGGTGTTTCTCGACATTGACCTCGGCGGGGATATCAATGGTCTGGAGTACCTCAAAAAGATCAAAGCAGACCAGCCGTACCTTCCCGTTATCATGGTTACCGCTGATCGCAGTGTAGACTCGATCGTTCAGGCAATGCGGCTTGGCGCCTCCGATTATGTCGGCAAAAGCCCCGATCTCGACAAGCTGGAATTGTCAATCACAAGAGCGCTATCTGAAAGCTCGCTGCTACGCAGGCTGGACCTGCTCGAAAGTGACCTCGGACATCGTGTCGGAGATCTCATAGGTGAGAGCGAAGCTATCAAAACGATCCTGAAGGAAATGAAAAAACTCGGTGCTGTCCCATCAAATGTCCTGATTACCGGTAAGAGTGGTACGGGCAAGGAGCTTGTCGCAAGGGGCATTCACAAGCTATCTGACCGCCAGAAGCAGCCGTTTGTAGCCGTCAATTGTGCTGCCCTATCGCGCGAACTGATTGAAAGCGAGCTGTTCGGCCATGAGAAGGGAGCCTTCACGGGAGCTGTTGGGCGAAGATCGGGGAAGTTCGAGCTTGTCGGCAGCGGCACGTTGTTTCTCGATGAGATCACCGAGATACCGGTCGAACTTCAGGCGAAACTTCTTAGAGCGATCCAGGAGCGAGAGTTCAGCAGGGTTGGTGGCAACAGCATTATCAAATTCGCAGGTAGGCTACTGGTGTCTTCTAATCGAAACATCCCTCAGGCGATTTCAGATGGACACTTTAGGGAGGACTTGTACTATCGCATAAATGTTTCCTCAGTGTACATTCCGCCACTTGCCGACAGAAAAAGCGACATCCCGGTGCTTGCCAAGCATTTCGTTTCCAAGTTCTCCAGGGAGATGAAAAAACCTATCTGCTCCATCAGTGAGAGAGCTGTCGAACATCTTTCGAGTTATGACTGGCCGGGAAACGTAAGAGAGCTAGCAAACGTCATCGAAAATGCAGTAGTGCACTGCGACGACTCCGAACTGGATCTGCACCACTTCGGTCCGTTCATCTCTCACTGCGAATCACTACCGGAGAGATATGAAGAGGCTAAGCAGCTCGCTCTCTCCCGGTTTCAGAGGGATTTCATCTCGGCTGCTCTCAGTAGACACGGCGGAAACGTGACAAAAACTGCCGATGAGATTAGTGTTTCTCGACAGGGACTTATCAAAATGATGGAGACATGCGGGCTTTCGACGAAGTAG